Proteins from a genomic interval of Fundulus heteroclitus isolate FHET01 chromosome 21, MU-UCD_Fhet_4.1, whole genome shotgun sequence:
- the LOC105919202 gene encoding mannose-specific lectin — translation MSRNYLTRFDELRRGDYLMSNNGEWKAVFQGDGNFVIYGWKPVWSSDTSGTDVIRLVMQEDCNLVMYNKEGVGRWVSNTHRSGDSYSRLHLSDEGKLHIYNGPDELWNSTQSSGVKG, via the exons atgagcAGAAACTATTTGACCCGATTTGATGAGCTTCGCAGGGGAGACTACCTGATGTCCAACAACGGAGAATGGAAGGCAGTCTTCCAG GGTGATGGAAACTTTGTCATCTATGGCTGGAAGCCTGTGTGGTCTTCAGACACCAGTGGCACTGATGTGATCCGCCTGGTCATGCAGGAAGATTGTAACCTGGTCATGTACAACAAAGAGGGTGTTGGTAGATGGGTCAGCAACACGCATCGGTCTGGCGATAGCTATTCCCGGCTTCACCTGTCCGATGAAGGCAAATTGCATATTTACAATGGCCCCGACGAACTGTGGAACTCTACCCAATCCAGCGGGGTAAAAGGCtag